The sequence GTTCTCGTTCGTGTAGAACTTGATCTTCTTAAAGCCGACGACGCGCGACACGACGTGAACGTCGCCATGAGCCGGCAGCGCCCGCGGGCGTTCGCCTGACGCGGTGAACACGTCGAGCACGGTGACGCGGCTGTACGTGATGGCGTCGGTGTAGTAGTCGCAGTCGATATGCCGCACGAAGGCCTTGCGCCCCACGAAGTCCAGCTCCTCCACCTGGAAGAGCCGGCCCTCGACGATGTAGATCGCCTTGGGATGGAGAATCTCGAGCGCCGTGTTGAAGTCGGTCTCGCCGATGACGCGCGTCGTGTCGGTCTTGTCGACGACGACGAAGTTGTCCGACGAGATCGAGCGGAGGCTGATGGCGTTGGCCGGATATGACTCGTTGGTCCAGTGCCACTGCCCCGCCGTCTCATCGCCCCCGGGCGGGCGGCTCAGGTGCACGAGGCCTCCCTCGGCGAGCACGCCGAGAATCTCCTGCAGATTCTCGTGCCCGAACGTCTCGGTCACGGTGAACGGCAGTTCGAATGCCGCGCACTTGACGTGGTCGACCAGAATCTGGAGGTTGTCGGGGTTGACCAGCGCGTGTTCCGGCGACGCATCGAAGAAGTACGACGGATGACGCACGACGAACTGATCGAGCGGCGCACTGCTCGCCACCATCACCGCGGCCGATCGGCTCGCCCGCCGCCCCGCGCGGCCGGCGCGCTGCCATGTCGAGGCAATCGTCCCGGGATAGCCCGCCAGCACGGCCACGTCGAGTGCGCCGATGTCGATGCCCAGCTCCAGGGCGTTGGTCGACACGACACCACGCACGGATCCGTCGCGGAGGCCCTTCTCGATCTCGCGGCGCCGCTGTGGCAGGTAGCCTCCCCGATAGCCGCGAATCACGTCGGACGCCCCTGGTTCGCCGTCGTGGGCCTCCTTCAGGTACCTCGTCAGGATCTCGGTCGAGAGTCGGCTTTGCGCGAAGACAATGACCTGCAGGCCCTTGTTCAGGAAGTCGAGCGCAACCGCCCTGGTCTGCGCGATGTACGAACGCCGGATGCCCAGCTGGCGGTTGACAATCGGTGGATTGACGAAGACGAAGTACTTCTCGCCGCGCGGCGCGCCGCTCTCATCGACCAGCGCGAAGGGCTGCTCGACCAGGGCTTCGGCCAGTCCCAACGGGTTGGCGATGGTGGCCGACGAGCAGATGAACGTCGGCGACGATCCGTAGTGCTGGCAGATGCGCCGCA comes from Acidobacteriota bacterium and encodes:
- a CDS encoding DEAD/DEAH box helicase produces the protein MPLPSETTGLSGRSEARRDNALERALQAVVPGPWPVDRPDNPDAFITAVRRVPEEEARYEDFPAGIDPRLRAALASRGIEQLYTHQARAIEHALAGRHVVVTTPTASGKTLCYNVPVMNGILADPSCRAMYLFPTKALAQDQLAELDRLSQEIAKAADVEVGVFTYDGDTPPDARRAIRGRAHVVLTNPDMLHSGILPHHPRWAKLFENLRYIVIDELHAYRGVFGSHLGNVLRRLRRICQHYGSSPTFICSSATIANPLGLAEALVEQPFALVDESGAPRGEKYFVFVNPPIVNRQLGIRRSYIAQTRAVALDFLNKGLQVIVFAQSRLSTEILTRYLKEAHDGEPGASDVIRGYRGGYLPQRRREIEKGLRDGSVRGVVSTNALELGIDIGALDVAVLAGYPGTIASTWQRAGRAGRRASRSAAVMVASSAPLDQFVVRHPSYFFDASPEHALVNPDNLQILVDHVKCAAFELPFTVTETFGHENLQEILGVLAEGGLVHLSRPPGGDETAGQWHWTNESYPANAISLRSISSDNFVVVDKTDTTRVIGETDFNTALEILHPKAIYIVEGRLFQVEELDFVGRKAFVRHIDCDYYTDAITYSRVTVLDVFTASGERPRALPAHGDVHVVSRVVGFKKIKFYTNENVGSGELDLPERQMHTTAYWLTVPRELMTTLRWSADDRRDGIVGLSYAMRQIAQLLLMCDGHDIGVSIGPATEPNAEAQPAAVPAASWSSSVADGDEPRVFIYDNYPGGIGFSEPLYRMHDDLIARTRELIASCPCESGCPSCVGPLGDAGPKAKDVALAILGKL